Proteins encoded together in one Candidatus Binataceae bacterium window:
- a CDS encoding ATP-binding protein, translating to MKRKIVPTQNIAAGVAMINRLSSHSQPLGLIYGGAGLGKTALTEEILKSGDVVYVRACEAWRTSRGMMLKDILNAVVPRWGAEWHSTEYLYRTLLDELRTRPNLILLLDESDYLARGKHHDLLNAIRDLADGAGIRVVFISINSLARLLASPTEFLEAVSSRIGGMVEFRRCSLADASLLARELVEGVAFEREVIVECLRASNGSIRVLLGLFAQLEQRAHAAKLDALKLTDCVDFGILAPPATPAKASTAKSATVPISLSALTDLPVRSAVG from the coding sequence ATGAAGCGCAAAATCGTGCCGACGCAAAACATCGCTGCCGGCGTGGCGATGATCAACCGCCTATCGAGCCACTCTCAGCCGCTAGGACTGATTTATGGCGGCGCCGGTCTGGGTAAAACCGCGCTTACCGAAGAGATCCTCAAGAGTGGCGACGTTGTATATGTCCGCGCTTGCGAGGCGTGGCGAACTTCGCGCGGCATGATGTTAAAGGACATTCTTAACGCGGTTGTCCCTCGCTGGGGTGCGGAATGGCATTCGACTGAGTATTTGTATAGGACGCTGCTAGACGAACTGCGTACCCGCCCGAATCTAATTTTGTTACTTGATGAGAGTGACTATCTGGCGCGCGGGAAACATCACGACTTGCTTAATGCAATTCGCGATCTCGCCGACGGAGCGGGCATCCGCGTTGTCTTCATCTCGATCAACAGTCTGGCACGATTACTGGCGAGTCCGACTGAGTTTCTCGAAGCGGTAAGCTCGCGCATCGGTGGCATGGTTGAGTTCAGGCGTTGCTCCCTAGCGGACGCTTCTTTGCTCGCCCGTGAGTTGGTTGAAGGCGTGGCGTTCGAGCGCGAGGTTATTGTGGAATGTCTCCGAGCAAGCAACGGCTCGATCCGGGTCTTGTTGGGGCTGTTTGCGCAACTCGAACAACGCGCGCATGCCGCGAAGCTCGATGCTCTGAAACTTACCGACTGTGTCGATTTTGGGATTTTAGCGCCGCCGGCGACACCAGCCAAGGCCTCGACCGCGAAATCCGCAACTGTACCAATATCGCTTTCAGCGTTGACG